The genomic stretch ATCCCTCATACATTGGATGCTGTTTGAAGTTTGCAGTGCTTCTCTAAACACAAAGGAGTTGTTTAATACTTTGAAATGCTGCTCTGTTGTGATTGCAGGAAGTGTATATGGCAGGGAGTGTCAGGATTTTGTAGAAATTCCAATTTTATCTCtggtgaatttttttctcaatctGTCTGGGCTTTGGATAAGCCACAGGGGCCAAAGTTAGGCCATTGCATCTGCTTCTCCATGACCAGAGAGCTTTACTGTACCTTCGAGAGTAAACTGCGTGCCTTGGTAATAAATGAAATAAcaactgtatttatttttggtttttttgcctcTCCAGTGTTCCCAACTCTTGCCCAGCCAGTCCACGTGGTGCTGGATCCTCAGGATATCGTTTTGTTCACAACATTACCTCGGatctgcagctggcagcagagtaTGCGGCAAAGgcagcctcagagcagcaggcagatgCATCTGGCGGGGACAGCCCAAAGGTTCACACAAACATTACTTACCCAGCAGTGCTCCTTGGGAGGATTATTAAAGTCTGGGGCTTTGTTGCTAGTCCTGGTTAGAGTAAAAGGGGTTTAAGAACCATAAGGGTGCTGTGTACAGTGTCCTGCACGGGGTGGAGGTCATTCCTTCAAACTGTGCTTGGCTTAGTGGTAGTCTCTGCTTGCTTAGCTgcctaaaatatatttaaatcaCTCACTAAAGTGTTTAAGCAAGAAtaatatttttgcttgtttgatAAATCAAAATCCCATAAAGAACAGGCACATAAAATTCAgcatctcattttcttcttttaattaatGGTATTTTGCAAAACACAGTTGGAGAAAGCAGAAGCAGGGGGAGAAACCAGATCCTTGTCATGAGAAGTCTGTAGTCAGActttaaaacaaacatgaaGGCCTGTCAAGTAGGCGTTAAACGAGGAGAGTGGCAAGTGGAATCtagattaaaaaataactttgttaGAGtgataaaatgtaattttggtGAGCTGATCTTCAGATCAAAGTTAAAAGTTCCATATCCAAAACCACCTGATTTGGGATTGGGTGGAGGAGCACACTAGtagatggctttttttttgtagacTTAATTCTCCCTTGAGACAAGAAGGGTTGTTCTTGATGGAGTAATGTGAAGAGTTGGAAATACGAGATCTAGCAAACAAATTAAAGTTCTTAGAATGAAACAAAtcctgctggagaagggaagggatgggatcaGGTTTCATGTTGGGCTTGTTGCTGGGAGGAGGGCTGATAACAGACAGCCTCAAACCTTTCTAGCAGAGTGGAGCTGTAGCTAGGCAGAACTGAAGGCTTTAATTCATGATCACAGAAAGCAGTGACTGTACCTGTACTCTGTTTCTTAATTCCAATTGCCTATCTTGACCCCTTTCCTCGTGCCAGTGTAAGCATGTGTGGGAAATTCAGTGGGGAATGGAATCAGACTGAAGTTGGAGTTTATCTGTGGTTGTGGGGAGATGGAAGGAGATACTTTCATCTGACTCAGCCCTGTAGCTCTGTTTGAACACAAATGATTGTGCAAAATGGGGTGGTGGCAACATAAAACAGCAATGAGAGCTGATGCTCTCTtagctgccctgctgctcccttggcATCAGTGAAAATTACAGCCCAATGTGCTTTTTAAGTTTGGGCTGTGGTACACTGTAGCATAGGAATTCTTTGTTCGTAactaaattttgttttttaatttttttttctcttgcttagGATGAATCCAAGCCACCCTATTCTTATGCTCAGCTAATTGTGCAGGCTATATCTTCAGCACAGGACAGGCAATTAACACTAAGTGGGATCTATGCCCACATTACCAAGCATTATCCATATTACAGGACTGCTGACAAAGGCTGGCAGGTGAGTTCTTGACACTGACAAGCTTTTAAACTACTTTGACATGGCTTATCTGCtttgaaatgcatttattaAAGATTTGGGGCACTGGGAATAGAGCTGCTTTGACTGTTCCCAGAGTGAATTTGTTTAACACAAGCTGACTAGTTCATTTGTGGGTGATTAgttctgttggggttttttttgaataCTTTGTAGGGCAATGTAGTGTGTTACTGTTGGGCTCTCTAGTTCCTCTTTTAATGCTGTAGTCATGTGtctttcattttgtattttatttccctaCATCCTTGCTATCAGTCACTCCTCTGCCCAGATACTTGCTTAATCCTTCACCTGATCTTTGACATGATTTTTCCAAGCAGAGGATATCCAGCCTAAAACTGAGGCTCCAGTTTTTAATCATAGCACTTTAAATCATTAcagatgttttgttttcccagtgTATCAACTTCACTGCCTAAGTCAGTTTGCAGTTCTGAATTTGAGTGGGAACTTGGGAAACTGGGAGTCCATAGACTCCTTGTGGTACTCAAGGAAACCTGACCAGCTTCAGAGGAGAGTTTGGATGTAGTTAACACATGCTAAATCAAACTTCAGTGTTCACTTGAGGGCTGCTTCCAAAGTTTCAGGAACCTCAACTCCACCTGCTTTCAGACTTTTTCTTGGCATCACACCTCTACCATGGGTGTTGGCATTTGAATGTAATACACTAATACAGCTGCAAAggctcttgcagctgctgatTTCACTGTGTGCAACTGGCAGGAGCAGTAGTGCTTGGTGCACTTTGAGTGCAGTTGgaataaatacatttctgcCTCCCTGGCTTTTCCCTGCAGTTCTAATTAATTGTGGAATTCACTTCCTGCCCTAACCTGCTCAGCAGAGTTGTGCTTTGTGAACCAGTTGCTGCATCCTGCTTCAGAGAGCTGCATTTCAGCCGGGAGTGAAGCTGTTacctttttctctcccctccagTGGCATTGTAAGGCTTCACCAGTGAAGAGGTTGTCTAAACCTGGTAGAaaagcttttgctttgttttaggAATGGAAGAGAGATGAGTTTGTGCACACAGAGGCTTGCtgagcccttccccagcccaatAGGCAGCATTACACCCTGTTAGAGGTGGGCTGTTACAATGGAAAGGATAAACAGTCTTGTCATCAttcagagagctgcagagtGCCACAGAGCTCATggattcctcccagagctggctgaggGCATGTTGGCTGCCTTGCATTGTGATTACTGTGAGGTGCAGTGTCCTCTAGGGCATGTTTGGGCACCCTGGTAATCGTTTGGCAGGTGAGCAGTTAGCACAGGCTCAGGCAACTTTTTCCACTTGCCAAGAATAAAGCCTGACTTTTGAGAGAGTTCTGATGTGGTTTACAGTGATTTCCCCCTGCCTCAGCAAAAGCTCTGCTTTCATGGCTTTCCACAGAGAAGTCACTGCTCTGGCTCCAGATGTATTTAAGTAATGGTTGGTACCAGGCAAACTCATCTTTCAGCTTGGTCAGGAGAAATTCTGACACTTTCCCCCAGGTTTTCTCCTGCTGTTCTCCTGTGACTTTTGAGCTGTATGAGTTGAGTGACTTGTTTCTACCTTCCACACTGATTCTGGCAGCgtgcatttatttttccaagctGTGTGGTGCAACTCATTTGTCTTTGTTACTTCGTGGCAAAATAATCACCTcattcctctgcttcctgcagaatTCCATTCGGCACAACCTCTCCTTGAACCGTTACTTTATTAAAGTCCCACGCTCCCAAGAGGAGCCTGGAAAGGGCTCCTTTTGGAGGATTGACCCTGCCTCTGAAGCCAAACTTGTAGAACAAGCATTTagaaaaagaaggcaaagaGGAGTGTCCTGCTTCCGAACACCTTTTGGGCCTCTCTCCTCCAGGTAACTTCAATTTCCTCTCATCTCTCTGCCAAACTcattacaaagaaaataaactaaaacTTCTCCTGAAGTACAGTGAGTATACTCTGCTTCTGTTTATAGTTTGAGAGGTGATGTAGTTAGTCCTGAGGCATAATCTGAAAATTGTTCTGACTTCTTAAgtgtttaacaaaaaaaaatccaggagcaAACTACAAAAATGCATCAAATAACGTATCTGTTTTGGCATCATTTCAAAGAAATTCAAAGCAGTTATCAATGGAGTGAGTGTTTTCAGATGCCAGTCTCTGATTTCAGGAAAGCTGTGTTTAGATGTGGATTAGATCAtagtgggaataacttctgtgGTATTTAAAACACCCTCCTATAGGGAGATCAGGTTGATGGTGGTTGTCAGCAGTGGAGCAACAGGAGTTCTGTGTGGCTGCTCCAGTCAGCTCCACTGCCTTGTGCAATGAGAGCTTCTTTGAGCCTGGTAGCTGTGAGGAGAAGACGTAGAATTCAGCACTAGCTGCAGCAATTTCATGGAACATTCCTCCCACACCTCCTATTTTCTCTGTTAAAATGTGGTGGAAACAGGAGGggaatttttcagctttttattcTGGTTTGTCATTAAAGAAATGTACAGTTCCTCACATGTTTGGGACCAGAGGTGGGAACCAAGTGGTTGGGGAGGGAGGCAACAGGGAGAAGGGGAAGCAACTGCTCTGCAGGCATATGCAGGGCCAGACACTTGTCTCTACTTGcatctttcttcttctctctgtcACTCTCAAACTCAGACATAGGTTCTTTGAGAATGACTTGAGGTTATAAAACTGTTCTGAGCGTGCAGCATTTGGGGATTCTCTGTCAGCAGTGGGTCTAACAATGAAGTGTTAACCTACTCTGAAGGGTCCAGTTTCCTTCAGCAAGGAATAACACAATAATATTTGAAGCTGGAGTGTTTGTGGGGTCCCTGTGTACCtttcagctcttcccagcaggACTGCAGTGGGTGGTGTGGAGGAAAGGCTGTCCTTCCTAGAGAATCCTCTCCTGGACATAActctgggtctctgctgctgtctTGTGGTCAAAATGCATCTGCACTTGCCAACGCTATGTTTTGGTGTTTCAGgagtgctcctgcctcccctaCTCACCCTGgcctgctgtcccctcactCTAGTGGCCTACAGACTCCAGAGTGCCTGTCACGGGAGGGCTCACCCATTCCACACGATCACGACTTTGGGTCAAAGCTAGCCTCAGTTCCAGAGTATCGCTATTCCCAGAGCGCACCCGGTGAGTAGCTCTTGTTCCAGAGCCTGGCTGTTCACTTGCCCCGTGTGCCATGCTGAGGACACCACAGGAaggcttctgcagtgtttttcTGGAGGGTCCAGGACTCTGACTCCTCTTTGGATGAGGGGCAGAAAGTGTAGAGACAGCTGATCTAACCTTGAGCTAGGTAGCTGTAAAGATCTGACAACAGAGCAGCCATGGCAATAGACAGCTCACTTGCTCTCATTTATCAGCCTCTGGGTAAGATCAGCTTGGCTACACCAAGCTCTGGTGCTGTGGCCAGGACCTGGTAAATATCTGATTGTCAGCTGTGCTGACCTGGGGTGTAGGGTGAGGTTGGAAGACAAAACTCATTAAGGAAAGCttggtttggggtattttcttATGTTTATTATGGCTTTTATTCACAGAAATGTGCTCAGATGACAAGTAGGGTTTTGTGCATTAGGAAGGAGAAGTTTGAGGGTGGTATTTTTGAAggctttatattttttatttgctcgTTTCTACTTCCATTCCTGAATGCACTGCTGAAGCACTGAGTAGGCTGGAGGTGCACAGATGAAATAAATGGGGATCTTTTGGCTTCTCCTGTTAATGTGTGCTTCTCTTTTCTGTTCAGGATCTCCAGTGAGTGCCCAGCCAGTGATTATGGCTGTTCCTCCCCGACCATCCACCCTGGTGGCCAAACCAGTGGCCTACATGCCAGCATCCATAGTGACTTCCCAGCAGCCTTCGTGCCACGCAATCCACGTCGTTCAACAAGCCCCCACTGTCACCATGGTCCGAGTGGTGACCTCCTCTGCAAACTCTGCAAATGGATACATCCTCACAaaccagggcacagcaggaggagctcatgaagctgcaggagcagtgttGGACTTAGCTGCTGACCACCGAGGTAGCGTTCACCTCCCTTGCTACTCTGCTAATAAGTCTTGAATGTTTTCACTCACTGGGCACTGAGCCATTAAAAAAGATGTTTCTCCAGGTAAAACTTTAACCAAGTGAGAACTCATCCATTTTTTTGTCTCCACCAGAGAGCAGGACAACTGTGTTCCCTTGTctcctgggaaacaaaactagCAGACTTCAGAGCCTGAGAAAACGTGCAGTGCTTAGAATTTGCTTATtaccatagaatcatagaatgatcTGGATTGGAGGGTGCTTtgaagatcatctcattccaatccccctgccatgggcagggacaccttccactatcccagggtgctccaagccccatccaacctggccttggacacttcagggatggggcagccacagctgctctggacagcctgtgccagggcctcaccacctccacaggaaagaatttcttcgTAATATCTCATCTATACCTggtctttcagtttgaagccattcccctttgtccttCTCCCTGCTTTTGTAATTATCCCCAGTACCAGTATTATGCCTGTGTATTGGCTATGAAAACATGTGCACTTGCCAGCCAAAAGAGAGAGCCTGGGAAAGGCTGCAACTCTGCTACAGGATGGCTTTGTAAATAAATGACTGAGCCCTTCTTTTCTGCAGGCCTGGATTCCTAGAGGAAAGCATGTGCTTCTGGAagtgcaggcagtgccccatTACAGCAATCTTCAAAAACCAGTTAGAACAAAGGCCTTTTTTTGTCCCTAAGCTGGAAATTCCAGCCTTGGGGGATTTAGTGAGTTAAATATTCTCTTGCTGTGATCTAGACAACACCTTGTCTGCTCCCCATTTCAGGAGGTCTTAGTGCTACAAGGTCAGTGTATGTTGtagcagcagcaaggctggtTTCTCTGACTGCTTTTATGTGGGCAGTGGGACAATGGTCCCTCTCTctaagggaaggaaaaaatgacaAAGAGCTTCCCCTCTTGCAGCAGCAGGACCCCTGGCATTTTTAGTTCAGCACTGGTTATCTTGCTTGAATTTCACTTGCATTCTCTAGAAATTCCTGTCTGGATCCCATACATGTTCCTGAAGTGCTAACAGTTGCAGCTGCCTGTCACCTGCTCCCTTCTTTCATTCACTGGTTCTTGCTGTTGCCTGTTGTTTCCCTACTGGTCTCTCTTGTATCCTTTTCTAGTCTCTACTTTCcctgtttgctgctgttttcttcctaaactccttgctttctttgccttttctctccccattcccatcaGCTTGCCTGCAGGTTCACCTCAGTGCTGATGTCCCATTTAACTCCTCTTGTTGTGTGCAAATATTAAAACGGGAGAGGCCTTCTTTTCCTACAGGACTAATGAGATTGTGCTTCCTGCCCTCTCTCCTTTGAGACCTCACAGAGCCCCTGGAAGAGTGGTTCCTCTCCTTTGCTGCATGCCTGGCAGGATGCTGTCCTGTATCCATGGCATACCTGCTGAATTGACCCCTTACTTATCCCGGGAAGTGAGAAAAGTGGTTTAGTGCTCTCAAGCAGTTACTCCTGTCCAGGAACTTTGctctccttttctattttttctccatcctgtttttttcctgtacttcCATAGCAAAAGCTGGCAATTGTGGGAAGACCTCCTTGTAAATCAGCCTCCATGCAGGCCTGACAGCAAGCTGCTGCAGACTTTTGGCTCCAGGCATTGTTTAAGATCTTAATGCCTTCTCCTGCTGTGTGGTATTGAAAGTCAGGCCAGTTTGTTTGAAATTGCAAAGTAAGCTATGAGATTTGCAGTGCTTGCTGTCCATATCACAGCTGTGATGTGCCAAAACGGGAGGTGATGCCTTTTTAGGGCAAAAGGTCAAATTgatgggtttgatttttttttaatttttcttctggctTATGCTgtaaggaaaatgttttaaatattgatAGAGTAAATATACAATAGagaatattttaatgtttcCAAATACTCATCCCTGACCTTCTGTGGTGCTGAGGTATTGTAATCCTGGGGTGTGTATCCCTGTAAAGTGTTAATGAGACTAAACCTGCCTCTAAGCCAGGGCAGTGACTGATCCTTGTTTTTTCTGCCCTTCCACAGGCATGGACGAGAAGCCAACGATCGCGTTTGCCACCATCCCCACGGCCAGCCGTGTTATCCAGACAGTGGCCAGCCAGATggcccagggtgtccctgggcagactgtcaccatcctgcagcaggcagctcctgtggccctggggcagcaccagctcccGGTGCGGGCGGTGACCCAGAACGGCAAACACGCCGTGCCCACCAACAGCATCGCCGGCAGCGCCTACGGTGGgtctgctccccagctcctggctgcccctgccccccagctcagcagccagTGGGTAAAGCTGCAAGGGTTTTCTCCTCTTGCTTTCTGTGTGTCAAGTTATTCCATGTGTCCAGCTCAGAGGTATTGAAATTCTTCCGCTTCCAGGGCTGTAAATCAGTGGGAGGTTCCCTTCTGtccacctctgctgcctttcctggGGGAAAAGCCCTGCTCTCTGACAGAAGAGCTGTGTCCTTCCTTTGCCCTTGGCTATTCAGTTATTAGTACTGAGACTCTCTACCTCTTGAGGTTACTTGTTGAAAGTGTTAGTGATTCTTGTGGAGAGcctgttttcatttattttcttctgatcAACAGCCTTTGCTTGCAGCGTGCCAAATAATAAAATTTCCATGGTGCTCTTTAGATCTTGTGAAACATGACTCGGTagagtaaaaggaaaataacatgCTTTCCCATCTTACAGTCTTAGAGACTGAGAGAAACAAGATCTATTTCACCAGGTGAATGAATGTAGGATTTTTGTATACACAGGATATGTTCTAGTCATTTGTCAAGCAAGGTTTCTTGAAATTCCATACAAGCCGTGTCTTGGCAGCCTGCTCTTGCTTGCTCAGCACCTCAGATTTTATTCAGCTGGGGATGGGAATATCCAGGTTTCTTATGGCTTTTTTCTCTGAGAGGCCAAGCACTTCTGCTGCCTCAGGCTGGTGCTTTTGGGAGTTTGAAATgaagggcactgctgggctttGGATGCCTTTCATGAAGGTAGGAATGTTTCTACAGAATTTTCTGCCACATCTCTTCACAGTTGTCACCTGGCATATACTTCAGTTGCAAGAATCTCATTGGAACTATGAAAAAATGATAGTGATAAGGTTTTTGGGCAATTATTAGAAACTATTAATAGATCATATAGGTCAAGCTTCTACtaaccagcagcagcatttgtCTAATATAGAATCAGACAGTtgttttatttaacatttttatgttaaaatattttaatctcaTCAAACTTTTTAACTCTCATCAAAGTGGGTAAAGTGGGTAGTATTCCAGTTGCATCTGAGTTTTTTTGTAAGTGGCAGTAAATTTTCTGGTTCATAAAGCCTGAGTCTCTTGACTCTCATCTGTACTAAGTTAACTTCTCTTCAAAGAGTTAAAATCTCTTCAAAGATTTAGGTTCTCTAAGTCACTAAGCTCTAATTGCTGACTGCCCTCATCTAtaccttattttttccccttcatcctCTTGATACTCTACAGCTTTTTTCTCATGCCTTGGTAGAAGTTACTGGGCTTTGAGGGCCTTTGTTCTTTTGGCTTTGTTTATTTATCCTAAGGCTCCTTTTTCATGCATTTAGCAGTGAACACAGCActgatgttcagtcattccatccCTTGCAAATGAGTCTGGagggcagaggatgtgctgtTTCCTGAGTCCCCTTTGGCTTCCTCTCTGATTGATGCAGAGTCCAAAAACtgcatgtgttttgttttccaagcAGTGGTGTGTGCCAAAGTCAGTGTGTAAGCACATTCTCTGTCTGGAACTAGGAATTGTAGACATTTTTACTGAGGGTTGCTACTTAAATCATCTTTTTTCTTACCACTTTTATTAATGGGAGGGTGAGACCTTGTGTCAGTAATGCAATACAAGATTGGAAGCCAGAAATTCCTTTGTTCTGATCCCAGTTCTGATGGGAACACATGTGGTTGTCCAGGGTAAGCTTTTTCCTGCCCCTTTTACAAGTGGGATATCAGTACATTCAATATTTGGATTCTATTTCCCAACAGCCTGGTTTGTTCTTCCTGTGTGAGCAGGGCTCAAGAGAGCCTCTAAACCTCCAAATAAAAAGCCCAGCACATGGATGCTGGAGTTCATGAGAAATTCTCTGACCACCTACAATCAGAATTACCTCTCAAAGAGATGTGCTGTAATTTTAACTAGAGCTTGATCCTCCCCTGCTGGGAACAAATACTTAGCTAGCAATGCCTTGTTTGACAGTGCATGGGAAGAAGGAAGTTCTCCTGTGAGAGGGGTTGTTGCTGGTTTGGTAAACCAAAAGCTGAGCTTgtggggggagagggagggacaAGGCAAGCCAGGCTTTCAAAATGCACTGGGAAGCAACACTTGACCGTGTGCCAGCTGTCGTGTTTAATggtgggattttcttttcttgctttgcttGGAATAGCAAACACTTGTTCTGCTTCACCCCACTaattctgcttctctttcttatcttccttcccagctcttACAAATCCACTGCAGCTCCTTGCAGCCCAGGCCAGCTCGTCCACTCCTGTTGTAGTCAGCCGGGTGTGCGAGCCAGGGACCGAAGAGACggcagcagcctcctccagcgAGCCTGAAGTGAAGAGAGCACGGATAGAAGAGCCCGgtggagcagtgccagcccaggctggagtcATCACATCCACAGTGCCACAAGGACAGGCAACCAGTGAATGAAGAACCGGtgggaggagctggagtgaTGGCGGGGTGGGCATGGCATGGGAGGAGCCCTAAAGCAGCTTTCACAGGAAACCAACCACAACTGTAACAGCTCAAAACACAGCTGATAAAGAGCTCTTTTGAAAGGCAGATTTTTCAATGGGAGGACAGCAGCTGTTAGAATCACAAGGTGccaaaaagaatggaaaatccCTCCCAAGAACCCATATCTGGAACTCTGTTCTGTCTCTacttacaggattttttttcctttttttttcttttctttttttttttttttttaagattcatAAAAGTACAGACAACTGATTGTATGACTGCTGGGATATTTTTAACTGTCTTCTCCCCTTTTGGCTCCAAGGGGATGGGATTTGCAGTTCAGAATCTAAAGGAATGTAATACAAATACAGTCTGCTCCCTGGAAAGAAAACTCCTCACGTTCTATGCCTTAATACCACGCTTCTGAGAGTTTTGAACCATAGGACCATTTTAAAAAGGTCACCTAAGGCAATCAAATGCTGAAAGATGGGTGCAGTATCTCACAACAACATTAAAGAAACATGGTaccaagctaaaaaaaaaaaaaaaaaggcaaatgatTCTggcttttaaaacagaaaattctgAATACAAATGTTTATTTATATGGGGATTCAGAAGGAAGAGTTACAGGGCTCTGCCACCTGGATTTCCAGATGAAATTTCTCTCCATTCCCTCTGAGGGAGAATAGGATGACAGAGTAACTGTATTAACTTGGTTCCTGTAAAGATGTTAAAAACAAAGGGGTTTGTATatttacaaataatttcttACAATTATTCATCCCTTGCTCTGGACAACAGCCAAAGTATCTTGATGCCTGAGGATCCCATGGGGAAGGGTGTCTCCAGGAGGCTCTGTGTGCATTTGATTGATCACAGCTTGTGTGAAGCACCAGCTTTTGTTCAAATTAGCACTGTAGGTGAAGGAATGGCCACTGTCTTTGTGAACTTGAAAAAATATTGGTTGATGTCCTGCGCTAAAGCTGTCACCTTCTTCTCCTGGTGGTGAGGTGGTCCTTAGCCTGATGGACCCTGGTCAGGAGGTCAGAACTGACCCTCTTTCATGGCTAACAGCAAAATTCCTGTGTTACTC from Haemorhous mexicanus isolate bHaeMex1 chromosome 17, bHaeMex1.pri, whole genome shotgun sequence encodes the following:
- the FOXK1 gene encoding forkhead box protein K1, translated to MAEVGEDSSGARALLALRSAPCSPAAAPPPGPPPPAAPPAACTGPVLARLQGREFEFLMRQPAVTIGRNSSQGSVDVNMGHSSFISRRHLQLSFQEPHFYLRCLGKNGVFVDGAFQRRGGPALQLPPQCTFRFPSTVIKIQFTSLYHKEEVKEEASTHPLRPLYPQISPLKIHIPEPDLRSVVSPLPSPTGTISVPNSCPASPRGAGSSGYRFVHNITSDLQLAAEYAAKAASEQQADASGGDSPKDESKPPYSYAQLIVQAISSAQDRQLTLSGIYAHITKHYPYYRTADKGWQNSIRHNLSLNRYFIKVPRSQEEPGKGSFWRIDPASEAKLVEQAFRKRRQRGVSCFRTPFGPLSSRSAPASPTHPGLLSPHSSGLQTPECLSREGSPIPHDHDFGSKLASVPEYRYSQSAPGSPVSAQPVIMAVPPRPSTLVAKPVAYMPASIVTSQQPSCHAIHVVQQAPTVTMVRVVTSSANSANGYILTNQGTAGGAHEAAGAVLDLAADHRGMDEKPTIAFATIPTASRVIQTVASQMAQGVPGQTVTILQQAAPVALGQHQLPVRAVTQNGKHAVPTNSIAGSAYALTNPLQLLAAQASSSTPVVVSRVCEPGTEETAAASSSEPEVKRARIEEPGGAVPAQAGVITSTVPQGQATSE